From one Humulus lupulus chromosome 8, drHumLupu1.1, whole genome shotgun sequence genomic stretch:
- the LOC133793739 gene encoding protein EXPORTIN 1B-like produces MPSYRNLTLQCLTEVAALNFGDFYNAQYVKMCTIFMKLLQTMIPLNTNIPEAYAIGSCEEQVKLFLALQNLMKTIFYVFAQ; encoded by the exons ATGCCATCGTATCGGAATCTCACTCTTCAGTGTTTGACAGAG GTTGCAGCACTTAATTTTGGAGATTTCTACAATGCCCAGTACGTTAAGATGTGCACCATATTCATGAAACTGTTACAG ACCATGATTCCTCTTAATACAAACATTCCTGAGGCTTATGCAATTGGTTCCTGCGAAGAGCAGGTAAAGTTGTTTTTGGCGCTTCAAAATTTAATGAAGACCATTTTTTATGTGTTCGCTCAATAA